Proteins from one Dromiciops gliroides isolate mDroGli1 chromosome 6, mDroGli1.pri, whole genome shotgun sequence genomic window:
- the MRPL23 gene encoding 39S ribosomal protein L23, mitochondrial isoform X2: MPPSRRRSPGVRRRCRTARWGRAPETKVRRQERGAASVRQRAMQAVATAQARQPASSLCPTSAADRKFREPLSERTRVMARNVLTPSVRFPRPYPADFHWTVEPLKSPPEISLKGAPSWARSLSTPCTRQETLSCASSAPTSSSSW; this comes from the exons ATGCCTCCCTCTAGGAGACGGTCACCCGGCGTCCGCCGCAGGTGCAGAACAGCCCGCTGGGGGAGGGCACCGGAGACAAAGGTGCGGAGGCAGGAGCGGGGCGCGGCCTCCGTCCGCCAGAGGGCGATGCAGGCAGTAGCCACGGCGCAGGCGCGGCAGCCGGCCTCGTCCCTCTGCCCTACTTCCGCTGCCGACAGGAAGTTCCGGGAGCCGCTGTCAGAGCGAACGCGCGTCATGGCCCGCAACGTTCT AACCCCTTCAGTTAGATTCCCAAGGCCCTACCCAGCGGACTTTCACTGGACTGTTGAGCCTCTCAAGTCACCCCCTGAGATTTCTCTGAAGGGCGCCCCATCCTGGGCCAGGAGCCTGA GTACCCCCTGTACCAGGCAGGAAACCCTCAGCTGCGCATCTTCCGCACCAACTTCTTCATCCAGCTGGTGA
- the MRPL23 gene encoding 39S ribosomal protein L23, mitochondrial isoform X1, with amino-acid sequence MARNVLYPLYQAGNPQLRIFRTNFFIQLVRPGTAQPEDTVQFRIPMEMTRIDLKNYLQSIYGVPVAAVRTRIQHGSNKKRDHRNVRIKQPDYKVAYVQLAHGQTFQFPDLFPEKESSPEAGSLDAIQNQFVEDERQRQKGDPRRGGVPDWFGL; translated from the exons ATGGCCCGCAACGTTCT GTACCCCCTGTACCAGGCAGGAAACCCTCAGCTGCGCATCTTCCGCACCAACTTCTTCATCCAGCTGGTGAGGCCCGGCACAGCCCAACCAGAGGACACTGTGCAGTTCCGAATTCCGATGGA GATGACCAGAATCGACCTCAAGAATTATCTCCAGAGCATCTACGGCGTGCCCGTGGCTGCTGTGAGAACACGCATACAGCACG GTTCCAACAAGAAGAGGGACCACAGGAATGTGCGCATCAAGCAGCCAGATTACAAGGTTGCCTATGTCCAGCTG GCTCATGGGCAGACCTTCCAGTTCCCAGATCTGTTTCCCGAGAAGGAATCAAGCCCCGAAGCTGGTTCCCTTGATGCCATCCAAAACCAGTTTGTGGAGGatgagagacagaggcagaagggCGACCCCCGGCGAGGGGGTGTCCCCGACTGGTTCGGCTTGTGA